ACGCGGAGGGGGCGAACGTGGTGATCGGTGGCCTCGACGCCGCACGTGGGGCCGCCCTGGCCGACGAGCTCGGGACCCGTGCTCGCTCCATCCACCTCGACGTCAGGGACGAGGGCTCCTGGTCCGCCGCGGTCCACGCCACCGAGAGCACCTTCGGTGGCCTGGACGTGCTCGTCAACAACGCCGGCGTCCAGAACCCGCCGGCGCTGATCGAGGACACCGACCAGGCCACCTGGTCGCGCATCCTCGACGTCAACGTCACCGGGACCTTCCTCGGGATCAAGGCCGCCACCCCTGCGCTGCGCCGGGCGGCGGGTGGGGCCGTGGTCAACATCGCCTCGACCATGGCCCTGGGCGGCACGGCCCACTACGCGCCGTACGTCGCCAGCAAGTGGGCCGTGCGGGGACTCACCCGGACCGCAGCGCTCGAGCTCGGCCGCGACGGCATCCGGGTGAACACCATCCACCCCGGCGTGATCGCGACCCCCTTCATCCACGAGCCGGCGGCCGGTGCCACCACGGCCATCGCCGACTTCTACTCGCCCGCGCCGTTCGCGATCCCCCGACTCGGGGAGCCGACCGACGTCACCTCGCTGCTGCTGTTCCTGGCGTCCTCGGAGGCGTCGTTCGTGACCGGTTCGGAGTACGTCGTCGACGGTGGGCTCCTCCTCGGTCCCGCCCTCCAGGCCGAGGCCGCATGAGCACCCCGGACGCCACCGCACCCGGCGACCCCGGACACGCGTCCCTGTCGCACCTCCCCGACCCGATCCGGCGAGCCATCGAGATCACGCCCGCCGCGGGCAGCCGGGAACGGGCCATCGACATCACCACGCGGGGACGTCGTAGCGGCCGACCACGCCGGATCGAGATCTTCTTCTACCGGGCCGCGGACGGCACGTACCTGTGCAGCGGCGCCGGGGGATCGGCGACCGACTGGCACGCCAACCTGCTGGCCGATCCCCGCTTCACCTTCCACCTCAAGAACGGGATCCGCGCGGACCTGCCCGCGCGGGCCACGCCGGTCACCGACCCGGTGGAACGTCACGCCGTGCTGACGGAGATCGTCGCGGACCTCAACCAGCCCCACGACCCCGGCACGATCCGGCCGACCCGGTTCGAGGACTGGGTCGAGAGCCGGCTGATGCGCATCACCTTCCCTGCCCAGGCGTGAGAGCCCCCGGTCCCCGTGTGATCCGTGGTGGTCGGGGCGGCCGCGTCCTCAGCCGTCGCAGGGCTGCGCCCCTGGTTCACCGAGCGGCTCGCTGCGGCTACCGGCCCGCGTGGTCGGGGGCTGCGGGCTCGTGGTCATGGTGACGTTGGTCAGGCCTGCGGGGGTCGGGTCATCGACAGCACGTCCAGCGCGGTGTCCAGCTGCTCCTCGGTGAGCCGGCCCTGCTCGACGAACCCGGACTCGACCACCACCTGGCGGATCGTCTTGCCCTCCTTGAGCGCGG
The sequence above is a segment of the Auraticoccus monumenti genome. Coding sequences within it:
- a CDS encoding SDR family NAD(P)-dependent oxidoreductase translates to MTRFDNQTVLVTGGAGGQGSSHVRAFHAEGANVVIGGLDAARGAALADELGTRARSIHLDVRDEGSWSAAVHATESTFGGLDVLVNNAGVQNPPALIEDTDQATWSRILDVNVTGTFLGIKAATPALRRAAGGAVVNIASTMALGGTAHYAPYVASKWAVRGLTRTAALELGRDGIRVNTIHPGVIATPFIHEPAAGATTAIADFYSPAPFAIPRLGEPTDVTSLLLFLASSEASFVTGSEYVVDGGLLLGPALQAEAA
- a CDS encoding nitroreductase/quinone reductase family protein translates to MSTPDATAPGDPGHASLSHLPDPIRRAIEITPAAGSRERAIDITTRGRRSGRPRRIEIFFYRAADGTYLCSGAGGSATDWHANLLADPRFTFHLKNGIRADLPARATPVTDPVERHAVLTEIVADLNQPHDPGTIRPTRFEDWVESRLMRITFPAQA